GTATTATTGAGCCCTTGGTGATACTCGTATATTACTAAAAATCCATTTATTTGATACAGCTTTTAATACATTTATTATTACCAGTGTCTTTTGGCCATATGCCAGAACAACcatcaataaaaacaaattttcataaattacataataaaatattaccacACAAAATTgcataacaatttatttttctttcaaaatgGATAGATAGCGAACTGTTATCGGaaaagaaaatttccaattttatgTATGTAAAATACAATACAGGAACTTCATATATGTCCATTACGATGAGAATCTCCATTGTTTCGATAATCAGAGGTATCATACATTGCATCTAAGTAGGCACCAGTTAGTTCAGAAACTAATGAGCGATCGGGGATGGTCTGAGCCATACCATACATAGCAGAGGCCCCTGTGTTCTTCTTCTTTGGATTCATCATTATATTTTGCACGGACTGCTTCACATCCTTCACAAAGCGATCTGCCACACCGGGCTTTGTATGTAACATTGTACAGCATAGATGAATAGCAGAAGGAAATTGAACACTGTTCAAATTCCATCCCAACTCTGTCATGGCTGATGAGAGGCGGAATATATCAAAGTCCAAGCTACCCATAGCAACCACACAGACTTTTGGTTCTCCGAATATAAAGATGTTCTCCAACATACTGAGCTCTTTGGTGATGTACCTAGCGGTTTTAATGACTTTACGAGTGCAGTCAACATAACCAATGCGCCCAAACTTTACCATTACGGCCCAGCATCCAGAAATTACAGTGCCTGTTCTACTACCACTGAGAGTAGGAGTAGCATACATACCACCCTGCCAATCAGGTGATACAAAATACTGATAAGTACGCCATTTTGgtgacgaatataaaatacacgAGGTGCCTTTTGGTGCATATCCATACTTATGACTATCTGCAGAAATACTAGTAACGCCTGGTACACGAAAGTCGAATGGCTCGAGTGGAAAGCCAGCCTCTTCCATGAAAGCAATTAAGAATCCTCCCAAGCAAGCATCAACATGAACAGGAATTCCATATTTCAATCCGAGAGCAGCTATGTCTTTTATTGGATCTATAATACCATGAGGAAACTGTGGTGCAGATCCCATAATCATGCATGTATTTTTTGTTATAGCCTTCTTCATCTTATTGATATCGACTTTCCATGTTTTGGTATCAAGTGGAACTTGAACAATTTTGACTTTAAAATAATGAGCTGCCTTCTCAAAGGCAGCGTGGGCACTGACTGGGCAT
The sequence above is a segment of the Styela clava chromosome 7, kaStyClav1.hap1.2, whole genome shotgun sequence genome. Coding sequences within it:
- the LOC120328469 gene encoding sphingosine-1-phosphate lyase 1-like gives rise to the protein MELDKTLKVVNVTIQNALNTIDLHCEGYRPFQLILYTLITTLVILKSWFFLFKKDEPLAKRSKKFVFRWIRRMPIVGNMIKKEVGKVKDHISAEKLFKLKPGMRYLRQLPREGYSDSKIIHEVDEYLSMDHKWDNGSVSGAIYNGSPELTNIVGQVCSKFTWTNPLHPDVFPGLRKMEAEVARMVCDMFHGDPLESSGTVTSGGTESILLAVKAYRDWALDNGIEHPEIVCPVSAHAAFEKAAHYFKVKIVQVPLDTKTWKVDINKMKKAITKNTCMIMGSAPQFPHGIIDPIKDIAALGLKYGIPVHVDACLGGFLIAFMEEAGFPLEPFDFRVPGVTSISADSHKYGYAPKGTSCILYSSPKWRTYQYFVSPDWQGGMYATPTLSGSRTGTVISGCWAVMVKFGRIGYVDCTRKVIKTARYITKELSMLENIFIFGEPKVCVVAMGSLDFDIFRLSSAMTELGWNLNSVQFPSAIHLCCTMLHTKPGVADRFVKDVKQSVQNIMMNPKKKNTGASAMYGMAQTIPDRSLVSELTGAYLDAMYDTSDYRNNGDSHRNGHI